A single genomic interval of Lathyrus oleraceus cultivar Zhongwan6 chromosome 7, CAAS_Psat_ZW6_1.0, whole genome shotgun sequence harbors:
- the LOC127102001 gene encoding uncharacterized protein LOC127102001, with protein MPIVEKEKEKDVKPIIKIPYPLRQNKKDQHKKNFEKFLEMFKKLEINIPFSEDLEQMPIYAKFMKDIISKKRSTNVDQIILTETCSAILQGMKIPVKNKCRDSVTIPCTIGDRKFKKALIDLGASVSLMLLSIYKKLGLGTVQYTRMTLQFVDRSVRRPYGILEDVLVKIDKFLFPVDFVILEMPEDEKIPLILGKPFSETG; from the coding sequence ATGCCTATAGTGGAGAAGGAGAAGGAAAAAGATGTCAAGCCAATCATTAAAATTCCTTATCCTCTGAGACAAAATAAGAAAGACCAACATAAGAAGAATTTTGAGAAGTTTTTAGAGATGTTTAAGAAACTTGAGATAAACATTCCATTTTCTGAAGATCTGGAGcagatgccaatatatgccaaattcatgaaagacatcatctccaaaAAGCGCTCCACAAATGTAGACCAAATCATCCTtactgaaacttgtagtgctattcTCCAAGGTATGAAAATTCCTGTGAAAAATAAATGTAGGGATTCTGTTACTATTccttgcactattggtgatagaaaattcaagaaggctctgattgatTTGGGAGCTAGTGTGAGTTTGATGTTGTTGTCCATTTATAAAAAATTGGGCCTTGGCACCGTTCAATACACAAGGATGACTCTTCAGTTTGTTGACCGCTCAGTTAGACGACCTTATGGAATTTTGGAAGATGTTCTGGTAAAGATAGATAAATTTTTGTTTCCGGTTGACTTTGTCATTCTTGAGATGCCTGAAGATGAGAAGATCCCTCTCATATTGGGCAAACCCTTTTCAGAAACGGGATAG